One genomic segment of Pempheris klunzingeri isolate RE-2024b chromosome 21, fPemKlu1.hap1, whole genome shotgun sequence includes these proteins:
- the slc35b3 gene encoding adenosine 3'-phospho 5'-phosphosulfate transporter 2 — MSAKYGLVGYNSSRKHISISIPSSTEVMSPHIKSVEELRVLGINLSSFSAPTQFFICVAGIFLFYLIYGYLQELIFSVEGFKPFGWYLTLIQFGFYSTFGLVELQLTQDKRRRIPGKTYMIIAFLTVGTMGLSNTSLGYLNYPTQVIFKCCKLIPVMIGGVFIQGKRYNLVDVSAALCMSLGLIWFTLADSKMAPNFNVTGVLLISLALCADAAIGNVQEKAMKLHNGSNSEMVLYSYSIGFVYILTGLLCVGGLGPAVAFCSEHPVKTYGYAFLFSLTGYFGISFVLALIKLFGALVAVTVTTGRKAMTIVLSFMFFAKPFTFQYIWGGLLVLFGIFLNVYSKNREKMKLPTIKDLRSWLLTGKKVRFLSQNV; from the exons ATGAGTGCCAAATATGGCTTGGTGGGCTACAACAGTTCACGGAAGCACATTTCAATCTCCATCCCGTCGTCCACGGAGGTGATGTCACCCCACATAAAGtctgtggaggagctgagagTCCTGGGAATCAACCTGAGCAGCTTCAGTGCTCCCACACAGTTCTTCATCTGTGTGGCTGGAATCTTCCTCTTTTACCTCATCTATGGATACCTGCAg GAGTTGATATTTTCTGTGGAAGGATTCAAGCCTTTTGGTTGGTACCTCACTCTGATCCAGTTTGGCTTCTACTCCACGTTTGGATTAGTGGAGCTTCAGCTCACACAGGACAAACGCAGAAG GATACCGGGGAAGACCTACATGATCATAGCATTTCTAACAGTAGGCACTATGGGCCTGTCCAATACCTCTCTGGGCTACTTGAACTACCCAACGCAGGTCATCTTCAAGTGTTGTAAACTCATCCCAGTCATGATTGGAGGAGTGTTCATACAAG GTAAACGCTATAATCTGGttgatgtgtctgctgctctctgcatgAGTCTGGGGCTCATCTGGTTTACGCTAGCTGACAGCAAAATGGCCCCCAACTTCAATGTCACAG GCGTTCTCCTCATCTCCCTGGCGCTTTGTGCAGACGCCGCCATTGGAAATGTGCAGGAGAAAGCCATGAAACTCCATAACGGCTCCAACTCTGAAATG GTGCTGTACTCGTACTCCATTGGTTTTGTCTACATACTGACAGGCCTGCTCTGTGTAGGCGGGCTGGGGCCAGCAGTGGCATTCTGCTCAGAG cATCCCGTGAAGACATACGGTTATgcattcctcttctctcttaCGGGTTACTTTGGCATCTCTTTCGTGCTGGCCCTGATCAAGCTCTTTGGTGCCCTGGTTGCAGTGACAG TGACCACTGGGAGAAAGGCCATGACTATCGTACTTTCCTTCATGTTCTTTGCAAAACCTTTCACTTTTCA ataCATCTGGGGCGGCCTTCTAGTGCTCTTCGGCATCTTCTTGAATGTctacagtaaaaacagagagaaaatgaagctTCCCACCATCAAGGACCTCAGGAGCTGGCTGCTGACAGGAAAGAAAGTCAGATTTCTCTCTCAGAACGTATAG